In Methanocella sp., the genomic stretch TGGCCTGGACGCCGGGCTGATGCGATTCCTTCCCTCGGCAAAGGATAAGAATGTCCTTTTCAATACAATCACGATCATCACGCTGGCCCTGTCCCTGCTGATCGCCGTCGCCTACCTTGCCGGGCTGGACATTTTCTCGCCGGCCCAGAGCTTTTTACGGGGGGGCTGGCTAATGCTGATCTTCCTGGGGTATATCGCCATCGCCTCCATTAACATTTCCCAGAATTCGGCAATTACCGCCATGAGGCGTGTCGACCTGATGGTGATCCAGAATAGCATCCTGGGGATGCGCATCGTGCTGCTCTACTTTATCGCGGCCTTAGGTTTTATCGGTGTGCTCCTGTCGTTTAATATCGCCTATATACTGTCGCTCGTCGTCGGGAGCGTCATCCTGTTCAAGAATGGTATCCGGCCCGCGCCGGACGTACGCCTGTCGGCGATCAAGGGGACGGTTAAATTCTCGTTCGGCAACTATGTTGCCGATAACATGGCAGCCCTGCCCCTGACGTTGATGCCGATCTTCATCATCAATTCCCTCGGCGCTGAGCAGAACGCCTATTACTTTATCGCCGTCAATATCACGTCCATACTGTTTACCGTGCCGTCCTCGATCGCCGCATCCTTATTCGTCGAGGGATCGAACGATTTCCCCATGCGGGCGAATACCATTAAGGCGCTCAAGTTTTCCCTGTTGATACTGGTGCCGATGGTCCTGGTGCTGATCGTTTTCGGGAACCTCATCCTGTCACTGTTCGGAAGCGCGTACGTTAGCCATTCGCTGGATTTCTTAAAGCTGATGGCCATCGCGAGCGTGTTCACGATCGTGCCCGCGATCTACGTGGCGATCAAAAAAGTACATAAGGATGTTGTTACGCAGAACTTCGTCATCTTCGCGATATCTGCGATGGTAATCGTCCTGGGATACGTCCTTCTGCCACAGTTCGGCATCATTGGTATCGGATATGCCTGGCTGGCCTCGTCTCTACTGGTCAGCTTACTGGTGCTGGGATTAGTCCTGAGGCATGATAAGTGGGAACTGCCCGGTTATATACGAAGGCCTGCATGATTTTTATACCTTTTTATATTTACGATTCGGCGTCCAGCCCTCCGGTTTCACAATACAAAAACCTGTGGTTTCGTGTTTGTTGTGTTATCGTTTATCCTTTGTTTGTGTGGTTCGCTGATTTGTCCGGTTTTTCAACACGAAAACACGAATTCTTTTCTAGTCCCACGTAAGGGGCACGAACCGCACTAAAGTAGATGCTTTCACGTTAAAACACCAAACAACCTCCCGAAGGGCACGAACATCACTAATTATTTGAAACACTAGAGAAAGCATAAATTTCATGCCGTTCTCGTGGTTCAATCCTTTAGTGTTTTCGTGCCATTCGGGAGGTTGTTTCGTGTTTTAAGCGCCAGGCATGGACCTTAGTGATTTTAGTGCCCTTACGTGGGATATAAAAAGAATTCGTGTTTTCGTGTTGAAAAACCGACGGGCAGTACGAAAATGGAAAACAGGGCAGAGGACCACTAAACAAACACGGAACCACTGAAGGCACGATAAGTAGTTCCGTGGGCTCTTAAAAAAGTAAAAATATAACAAAATCACTTTGCCCGGATAGGCACGATGTATCGCCCGTATCCGCTCTCGACGATGACCGCCTCGACGCCGTATACGTGATTTATATTTTGCACCGTGAGCACGTCCTCGGGCTTCCCGAAGGCGAACAGGCGGCCTTTCTGCATCATGGCGACCTTATCCGAGTACTTCATGGCCAGGTTCAGGTCGTGCAGGGCGACGATCATCGAGGCGCCCTGATCCTTCGTGAGCTTTTTAGTGATCTCCAGCACCTCGATCTGGTGCTTCAAATCCAGATTACTCGTGGGCTCATCGAGTAAGTAAAGCTGCGGTTCCTGGGCGAGTGTCCGGGCGATATACACCTTCTGCTTCTCGCCGCCGCTCAGCTCGTCCATGAACTTGCCCGCCATGGACGTGATGCCCATGTTCTCCAGCGCCTTCTGGACGATGTCCAGGTCTTTTTGCGACACGTTCCATTTTATATGTGGCTTGCGGCCCAGCAGCACGGTCTCCATGACGTTCGAGAAGAATAAGTAATGGAAATTTTGGGGAACATAGCCGATCATCTTTGCTATCTCGGGCAGGCCGATGGCCGACAGGTCCCGGCCGTCGATATATATTTTCCCCGATGCAAGCTGGATGATCTGGGCTATGGACTTGATGATCGTGCTCTTGCCAGAGCCGTTGGGGCCGATAATGCTTACGACCTCCCCGGGGCCGACCTCGAACGATACGTCTTCAATGGCTTTGTACTTGCCGTATTTCACCGAGATGCCGTCGAGCTTGACCCTCATAGTATCACACTAATATATGTGGCTATCCTTGCCCCGGAGTATCAGGAACAGGAAGAATATGCCTCCGATGATGTACATTATGATGCCGACCGGAAGTTCAATAGGGCTGACGATAGTCCGGGCGAAGGTGTCCGAGACCATCAGGATGATGGCGCCCGTCAAGGCGGAGCACGGGATGAGATACCGGTAATCGTTGCCGATGAGCATACGGCAGATGTGCGGGGCCATGAGGCCGATGAAGCCTATGACGCCCGTGAAGGCGAGACAGCTCGAGGCGATCAGCGTCGTCAGGAACAGGCATATCAATCGTAGCCGCTCGACCCTTATCCCGAGGCTCTTCGCTATGTCGTCGCCCGCAGAGAGGGCGTTGAGGTCCCAGGAGCTCAGCGAGAGCAGCAGGACGCCGATGAGAGTGATGGGCGCGAGGATGAGGATGGCGTTCCAGTTCGCGCTCCACATCCCGCCCATGAGCCACAATACAATATCCTTGAGCCGCTCATTGTTAGACAGATACTGGAATATGAGCACGCCGGCCTGGAATATATAGCCGATGACCACGCCCGCCAGGATCAGGGTCGCCTGGCTCGTGCCCCGCATCCTCGAGATCCCGTAGATCAGGAACATGCTCAGGAGGCCGAAGGCGAAAGCGCTGATGACGATGATGTAGTCATCGTTGATCATGAGCATGGCCGAGAGGCCCGAGCCGAAGACGATGGCCAGGGCAGCGCCGAAGGATGAGGCAGAGGCGAGGCCCAGCGTGAACGGGCTGACGAGCGGGTTCCTCAGGATGCCCTGCATGACCGCGCCCGCGACTGCCAGGCTGACGCCGGTCAGGATGGCTAAAAGGATCCTCGGCATGCGCATGTTCACGACGATGGATTCGGCGATGCTGCTTCCAGGCGTAATTGATCCCGGGTCCAGCCGGAAGCTAAACGGGATATAGTGGTCGATGAAGACGAAAATACCATCGATAAAAGCTATTACCGCATGGCCGATGGACAGCCAGACGTCGCTCAGGCTGATGCTGACCGACCCTGCCGTGATGGAGTAGATGGATGCCACGATCAGCAGTATTAATAATGCCACGAGCAGGACGACCTTTTTCGCGTGGCCTTCCCTGTATATCTCGCTGACGAACGCCTCTTTTACTGTGGGCTGGCCCTCCATTCATACACCTCTTTTCATCTGGCCCCGGCAGGGCAGATTCGCACTCCTTGTCTATACTTCAAAATGATAGAAATGGTTTTCCCCATAATAAAAAAGGGGCATGGTCATCATGCCCTTCATGGTGGCGGATAGATGTAGACATAGTCGTTGGCGCCGGGGACGAACTTTTCCGAATACGTGTCGAGCGCCTTTTGCGGGTCCACGTCACTAAACCGGTCCGGGTAAAGAATCTTGCCCATGTACAGCATGCCCATGAATCCCTTGGGGCCATAAGCGACGGCCGTGGACATGATGTAGACCTTATTATTCTTCACGGCGTTCACGTTCTCCATGCCCGTCCTGTTCCTGATATCGGCGATCTTGCCCGCCATGTAGTCCTGCGACTTCACGTAGCCGACGTTCCTCACGATGACGTCCGGGTTACTCTGGAGGATCCACTCGGCGCTGACCTGCGGGTACATCTGGGTCTGGTTACCCGCAATGTTCCTGCCGCCGGACATGCGGATGAGCGTGTCGCCGCCCGAGCCCTTTCCGGCCGTCGTGATGGTCGTAGTGTTCTGTTCCCAATAAACGAGGGGTTTCTGGCTGTCGGACACGTTAACTATCCGGTCTGATACTGTCTTCATATTGTCCTCGATGAAGCCAGCATAGGCAGTAGCATTGTCCTCTTCGCCACAGATGATGCCCA encodes the following:
- a CDS encoding ABC transporter substrate-binding protein; translated protein: MIMAAALSGCTSPAPTSTATPTPSAGPIIITDSAGNVIKLPAAANRIVVTNSDAAEVLIALGAKDKIVGIVNTVNNTPLMATLLGNVTSVGVWDNPSIEDIIALKPDVVISYASWKPKNLAQFQAANITLVQLDCYKMDNLTSDIRKMGIICGEEDNATAYAGFIEDNMKTVSDRIVNVSDSQKPLVYWEQNTTTITTAGKGSGGDTLIRMSGGRNIAGNQTQMYPQVSAEWILQSNPDVIVRNVGYVKSQDYMAGKIADIRNRTGMENVNAVKNNKVYIMSTAVAYGPKGFMGMLYMGKILYPDRFSDVDPQKALDTYSEKFVPGANDYVYIYPPP
- a CDS encoding lipopolysaccharide biosynthesis protein, with the protein product MFQQLKKYYTDRLYRNSLAFILNAAISSFYGLIFWILAARLLPASDIGIATLVISVASMIISLSRLGLDAGLMRFLPSAKDKNVLFNTITIITLALSLLIAVAYLAGLDIFSPAQSFLRGGWLMLIFLGYIAIASINISQNSAITAMRRVDLMVIQNSILGMRIVLLYFIAALGFIGVLLSFNIAYILSLVVGSVILFKNGIRPAPDVRLSAIKGTVKFSFGNYVADNMAALPLTLMPIFIINSLGAEQNAYYFIAVNITSILFTVPSSIAASLFVEGSNDFPMRANTIKALKFSLLILVPMVLVLIVFGNLILSLFGSAYVSHSLDFLKLMAIASVFTIVPAIYVAIKKVHKDVVTQNFVIFAISAMVIVLGYVLLPQFGIIGIGYAWLASSLLVSLLVLGLVLRHDKWELPGYIRRPA
- a CDS encoding ABC transporter ATP-binding protein, whose amino-acid sequence is MRVKLDGISVKYGKYKAIEDVSFEVGPGEVVSIIGPNGSGKSTIIKSIAQIIQLASGKIYIDGRDLSAIGLPEIAKMIGYVPQNFHYLFFSNVMETVLLGRKPHIKWNVSQKDLDIVQKALENMGITSMAGKFMDELSGGEKQKVYIARTLAQEPQLYLLDEPTSNLDLKHQIEVLEITKKLTKDQGASMIVALHDLNLAMKYSDKVAMMQKGRLFAFGKPEDVLTVQNINHVYGVEAVIVESGYGRYIVPIRAK
- a CDS encoding iron ABC transporter permease, with amino-acid sequence MEGQPTVKEAFVSEIYREGHAKKVVLLVALLILLIVASIYSITAGSVSISLSDVWLSIGHAVIAFIDGIFVFIDHYIPFSFRLDPGSITPGSSIAESIVVNMRMPRILLAILTGVSLAVAGAVMQGILRNPLVSPFTLGLASASSFGAALAIVFGSGLSAMLMINDDYIIVISAFAFGLLSMFLIYGISRMRGTSQATLILAGVVIGYIFQAGVLIFQYLSNNERLKDIVLWLMGGMWSANWNAILILAPITLIGVLLLSLSSWDLNALSAGDDIAKSLGIRVERLRLICLFLTTLIASSCLAFTGVIGFIGLMAPHICRMLIGNDYRYLIPCSALTGAIILMVSDTFARTIVSPIELPVGIIMYIIGGIFFLFLILRGKDSHIY